A window from Pirellulales bacterium encodes these proteins:
- a CDS encoding DUF4912 domain-containing protein, giving the protein MIDAATLSSRSCKDLAEMAKKRGVRGWHSMRKDQLIKALARANRAAAAKDRKSPATPATATRRSNGAVRPVRAAVPSRPVEKPKDPRVVRRLQVAKDKVARWKNLAYQTANGLPTNGKSNGEVKDRLVAMVRDSFWLHAYWELSRTGVERAEAAMGQEWHSAKPVLRVFEVSNNGSTTAAERLWRTIEIHGGVNNWYVDVIDPPKSYRLDIGYLSAGGKFFVLCRSNVVTTPVPGTSDSIDGNWAAVAEDFEKVYALSGGYSAEGPNLELQQLFEERLRRPMGSPMSTRFGAGADALAGKKREFHFELDAELIVFGATEPDAHVTLQGDPVRLRPDGTFTVRFSLPNCRQVIPAVAGSANGLEQRTIVLAVERNTKTMEPLVRDAND; this is encoded by the coding sequence TTGATCGACGCAGCCACGCTCAGCAGTCGTTCCTGTAAAGATCTCGCCGAGATGGCCAAAAAGCGCGGGGTGCGCGGTTGGCACTCCATGCGTAAGGACCAGCTCATCAAGGCTCTCGCCCGCGCCAATCGGGCCGCAGCGGCGAAAGATCGAAAATCACCCGCCACACCCGCAACCGCGACTCGCCGCTCGAACGGCGCAGTTCGCCCGGTGCGGGCGGCAGTCCCGTCGCGTCCGGTAGAAAAGCCCAAGGATCCGCGCGTTGTGCGTCGGCTGCAGGTTGCCAAGGATAAAGTGGCCCGTTGGAAAAATCTGGCGTACCAGACGGCCAATGGTTTGCCTACCAACGGCAAATCGAACGGCGAGGTTAAAGACCGCTTGGTGGCTATGGTGCGAGATTCTTTCTGGCTGCACGCCTACTGGGAGCTCAGTCGCACTGGAGTCGAACGGGCCGAAGCGGCCATGGGCCAGGAATGGCATTCTGCCAAGCCGGTGCTACGTGTCTTCGAAGTTTCGAACAATGGATCGACCACGGCTGCCGAGCGCCTGTGGCGGACCATCGAGATTCACGGCGGTGTGAACAACTGGTACGTGGATGTTATCGATCCGCCGAAAAGCTACCGACTGGACATCGGCTATCTGTCGGCCGGAGGCAAGTTCTTTGTCCTCTGTCGCAGCAACGTCGTAACCACTCCCGTCCCTGGTACCAGCGACTCGATCGACGGTAACTGGGCTGCCGTGGCCGAAGACTTCGAGAAAGTCTATGCCCTCAGTGGCGGCTACTCGGCCGAAGGCCCGAATCTTGAGCTTCAGCAATTGTTCGAAGAGCGCTTGCGGCGGCCGATGGGTTCTCCGATGTCCACGCGATTTGGCGCTGGCGCCGACGCATTGGCAGGCAAGAAGCGTGAATTTCACTTTGAATTAGACGCCGAGCTAATCGTCTTTGGCGCCACCGAGCCCGATGCCCATGTCACTCTGCAGGGCGATCCGGTTCGCCTGCGGCCCGACGGCACATTCACGGTCCGTTTTAGCCTGCCGAATTGCCGACAAGTGATTCCGGCCGTGGCCGGCAGCGCCAATGGGTTAGAGCAACGGACCATCGTGTTGGCGGTCGAGCGCAATACGAAAACGATGGAACCGCTGGTCCGCGACGCCAACGACTAA